A genomic window from Anthocerotibacter panamensis C109 includes:
- a CDS encoding glycosyltransferase family 4 protein: MRILHILNDLRNLGNGIVNHVVDLSIEEQALGHQVTILSSGGEYEALLAQQGATLSPLVMNRSLWLNPGRVRRALQQVSRQIRDFDLVHCHMVSGLLLAYPACRWHGIPLIATVHNSWQTHARLMGLAHQIIAVSQAVAREVQTWGVASDRVAVVKNGTVGTLRYRSTPAAGTPARPPGVRRVLTIAGLFERKGIHILLEAVPRVIARIPQAQFCLAGDGPDRLRFEAMVRDLGIGRWVSFWGFQPRVDQLLLTVDLLVHPALQEPFGLVLTETMAAGVPIVATAVDGIPEVLAGGKAGLLVPPRDPKALAEGILTLLGNPALCTEFSQRGRAEALHYATGRMAAETLTVYERALARAKRPLKVAG, encoded by the coding sequence ATGCGCATTTTGCATATCCTCAATGACCTGCGCAACCTGGGTAACGGCATTGTCAATCATGTCGTGGACCTCAGCATCGAGGAGCAAGCCCTAGGCCATCAGGTCACCATTCTCTCCTCAGGCGGGGAGTACGAGGCGCTTCTGGCTCAGCAAGGAGCTACCCTCAGCCCCTTGGTGATGAACCGCAGCCTATGGTTAAATCCAGGGCGGGTGCGCCGAGCCCTCCAACAGGTCAGCCGCCAGATCCGGGATTTTGATCTGGTTCACTGTCATATGGTGAGTGGCCTTTTGCTTGCCTATCCCGCCTGTCGGTGGCATGGCATTCCTTTAATAGCGACGGTCCACAATTCTTGGCAGACCCATGCCCGCTTGATGGGGCTTGCGCATCAGATCATCGCTGTCAGTCAGGCAGTAGCGCGGGAGGTCCAGACTTGGGGCGTCGCCTCAGACCGGGTGGCTGTAGTCAAAAATGGCACCGTCGGTACCCTGCGCTACCGGTCTACCCCCGCCGCCGGGACCCCGGCACGCCCCCCCGGTGTCCGCCGAGTCTTGACCATTGCCGGACTCTTTGAGCGTAAGGGCATTCATATCCTCTTGGAGGCTGTGCCTCGGGTCATCGCTCGGATACCGCAGGCGCAGTTTTGTCTGGCGGGGGATGGCCCGGACCGCTTGCGTTTTGAAGCGATGGTCCGGGACTTGGGTATTGGTCGCTGGGTGTCGTTTTGGGGCTTTCAGCCACGGGTGGACCAACTGCTGCTCACCGTAGACCTGCTGGTCCATCCTGCGCTGCAAGAGCCTTTCGGATTGGTGCTGACCGAGACGATGGCGGCCGGAGTCCCCATCGTGGCTACGGCGGTAGATGGCATTCCCGAAGTGCTCGCAGGCGGTAAGGCGGGGCTTTTGGTCCCGCCGCGCGACCCCAAAGCTTTGGCGGAGGGCATCCTCACCCTCTTAGGGAATCCCGCCCTGTGTACAGAATTTTCCCAGCGCGGACGGGCGGAAGCCCTGCACTATGCCACCGGGCGGATGGCTGCTGAAACCCTGACAGTCTATGAACGAGCCTTAGCCCGCGCCAAGCGCCCGCTCAAGGTCGCAGGCTAG
- a CDS encoding CARDB domain-containing protein, with product MAMGLLGLMNPMAQAAPERARSADSFVDSVGVAVHLRYTDTVYGNYYGLIKPKLQELGVRHIRDGGDDAQFFQKLNDLAGVGIRSLLVMDPRDGIDPARAVAIAKTVAPSIEAVEQPNEYDISGDSNWRTTLKNYDASLRAAFKSDPAVANLPMIGTAFVTFDATNTVGDLSPYVDFSNMHPLRYFPPDNDQNNAAPNNIAVETAFRAKPFGNKPMWASETGYDAGCPGVGTGITEAAQGKYVPRFYLQWFNTGLVRTYIYEFIDEKPDNCTEPEYHYGILHNDGSPKPAFTAVKNLLALLKEPGAKFTPGSLDYTLSGNTTNLRHTLLQKSDGSFYLILWQAAKSSYWPGEARSGQDIYVAPTQVTLNLATRITQATTYLPNTSTNSTGQFTNPTQINLNVPDYPLVVKLSPSSAPPPPASGGQPDLLISSTGYQAASLTPGSPVTFTAVVKNQGATATPAGTIIGVAFRDRSTANGALLTYSDTNTASLAPGASVTLTANFPWSATLGTHNVEAWVDDVNRIPESNETNNTLNQTLTVSNTPPPSGKPDLVVTSTGYQAASLTPGSPVTFTAVVKNQGTIATPAGTIIGVAFRDRSTANGALLTYSDTNTASLAPGASVTLTANFPWSAVAGTHNIEAWVDDVNRIPESNETNNTLNQTLTSKP from the coding sequence ATGGCTATGGGTCTGCTGGGCCTCATGAATCCGATGGCACAGGCAGCCCCCGAGCGAGCCAGGAGTGCCGACAGCTTTGTGGATTCCGTCGGTGTGGCGGTGCACTTGCGCTATACGGACACCGTCTACGGCAACTACTACGGTCTCATCAAGCCCAAGCTACAAGAGTTGGGCGTGCGCCATATCCGCGATGGCGGAGACGACGCGCAGTTCTTCCAAAAGCTCAATGACCTGGCAGGTGTGGGCATCCGCTCCTTGTTGGTGATGGACCCACGCGACGGCATTGACCCGGCGCGGGCGGTGGCGATTGCCAAGACCGTAGCTCCTTCCATAGAAGCGGTCGAGCAGCCCAACGAGTACGATATCTCCGGCGACTCCAACTGGCGCACCACCCTCAAAAACTACGATGCCAGCCTGCGAGCAGCGTTCAAGTCAGACCCGGCGGTAGCCAACCTACCGATGATTGGCACAGCCTTCGTCACTTTTGATGCCACCAACACTGTCGGCGACCTCAGCCCCTATGTTGACTTCTCGAATATGCACCCGCTGCGTTATTTCCCTCCCGATAACGACCAAAACAATGCCGCCCCCAACAATATCGCCGTCGAGACTGCTTTTCGGGCTAAACCCTTCGGCAACAAGCCGATGTGGGCTTCGGAGACGGGCTATGACGCAGGTTGCCCCGGCGTAGGTACCGGCATCACCGAAGCCGCTCAAGGCAAGTACGTCCCGCGCTTCTACCTCCAATGGTTCAATACGGGGCTGGTGCGCACCTATATTTATGAGTTTATCGACGAGAAGCCGGACAACTGCACGGAACCGGAGTACCACTACGGGATCTTGCACAACGATGGTTCCCCCAAGCCCGCCTTCACTGCCGTCAAGAACCTGCTCGCCCTGTTAAAAGAACCGGGAGCCAAGTTCACACCGGGTTCTCTGGACTACACCCTGTCGGGCAACACTACCAACCTGCGCCATACCCTGCTCCAGAAAAGTGACGGGAGCTTTTACTTAATCCTGTGGCAGGCAGCCAAAAGCTCATATTGGCCGGGGGAAGCCCGCTCGGGACAGGATATCTACGTCGCGCCCACCCAAGTCACCCTGAACCTGGCTACGCGCATCACTCAGGCGACCACCTACCTGCCCAACACCTCCACCAATTCCACCGGGCAATTCACCAACCCGACGCAGATCAACCTGAACGTGCCGGACTACCCTTTGGTGGTTAAACTTAGCCCTTCCTCCGCCCCGCCTCCACCTGCGTCTGGGGGGCAGCCAGACCTCTTGATCTCCAGCACCGGGTACCAAGCTGCCAGCCTCACCCCCGGTAGCCCAGTCACCTTCACGGCAGTAGTCAAGAACCAAGGTGCCACGGCTACCCCTGCCGGGACAATCATCGGGGTCGCTTTTCGGGACCGCAGTACCGCCAATGGCGCACTCTTGACCTACTCGGACACCAACACCGCCAGCCTCGCTCCTGGTGCTTCGGTGACCCTCACCGCCAACTTCCCCTGGAGTGCCACCTTGGGCACCCACAATGTCGAAGCCTGGGTCGATGATGTCAACCGCATCCCCGAAAGCAACGAGACCAACAACACCCTCAACCAGACCCTCACAGTCAGTAACACCCCCCCACCGTCCGGGAAACCAGACCTCGTGGTCACCAGCACCGGGTACCAAGCTGCCAGCCTCACCCCCGGTAGCCCAGTCACCTTCACGGCAGTAGTCAAGAACCAGGGCACCATTGCCACTCCTGCCGGGACAATCATCGGGGTCGCTTTTCGGGACCGCAGTACCGCCAATGGCGCACTCTTGACCTACTCGGACACCAACACCGCCAGCCTCGCTCCTGGCGCTTCGGTGACCCTCACCGCCAACTTCCCCTGGAGCGCTGTAGCGGGCACCCACAATATCGAAGCCTGGGTCGATGATGTCAACCGCATCCCCGAAAGCAACGAGACCAACAACACCCTCAACCAGACCCTGACGAGCAAGCCCTAG
- a CDS encoding IS701 family transposase — MYQPILDANVVNEYCSIYQDIFSDIRNYEHFKYLHLGLISGIPKKSLPAIAETVGLGNGQSLHHFLVNTPLNLKDLRHQRLVLTRQILDQKPFFLCIDETGDKKKGDTTDYVALQHVPNLNRNERSLVSLNSYALWDQLAFPLLFNVFKPRSRLKAADIYKTKPGLAIEMIEELQEQDFPFKLVLINSLYSETSTLIQAFNELNLDFIIAARLDYEVWLRPGPRVTFRRWQNLDITQENTGEIYSIREMLFRRRSDIRYYQIAPRTRDPEEQSSWHIITNLQGNFLRTAGNTFAIKELIEFAFKRKRDDLGWSDHRLTDYHSIERWWEIVYSAYLMVNQQTLTLPPTS, encoded by the coding sequence TTGTACCAACCCATCCTCGATGCGAATGTTGTGAACGAATACTGCTCTATTTATCAGGATATCTTTAGCGATATCCGTAACTACGAACACTTCAAATATCTCCATCTGGGGCTCATCTCAGGGATACCCAAAAAGTCCCTCCCGGCGATTGCTGAAACGGTAGGTTTGGGCAATGGTCAATCGTTACATCACTTTTTGGTCAACACGCCCCTGAATCTCAAGGACCTCCGCCACCAACGCCTAGTGCTGACACGCCAAATCCTTGACCAAAAGCCGTTTTTTCTCTGTATTGACGAAACCGGAGACAAGAAAAAAGGCGATACCACGGATTATGTTGCCCTCCAGCATGTCCCTAACCTCAACCGTAATGAGCGCAGTCTGGTGTCCCTCAATAGTTATGCTCTGTGGGATCAATTAGCTTTTCCATTACTCTTTAATGTATTCAAGCCACGCAGTCGCCTAAAAGCTGCTGATATCTATAAAACCAAGCCAGGACTAGCCATTGAGATGATCGAAGAATTACAGGAGCAAGATTTTCCTTTTAAGTTGGTCTTGATCAACAGTCTCTATAGCGAAACAAGTACCTTGATCCAAGCTTTTAACGAATTAAATTTAGACTTTATTATCGCGGCTCGACTCGACTATGAAGTATGGTTGCGCCCCGGTCCCCGTGTGACGTTTCGGCGTTGGCAGAATCTGGATATAACCCAGGAAAATACAGGTGAGATCTATAGCATTCGTGAAATGTTGTTCAGGCGTCGCTCTGATATCCGTTACTACCAGATCGCTCCTCGCACGAGAGATCCTGAAGAACAGTCCTCCTGGCATATTATTACCAACCTACAAGGTAATTTCTTGCGGACGGCTGGCAACACTTTTGCTATAAAAGAACTCATCGAATTTGCCTTTAAGCGCAAACGAGATGACTTAGGTTGGTCTGACCATCGGCTGACGGATTACCACAGCATCGAGCGCTGGTGGGAGATCGTCTATAGCGCGTACTTGATGGTGAACCAACAGACTTTAACGCTGCCACCGACGTCTTAG
- a CDS encoding sugar transferase, giving the protein MHNSSSGFERPFLASSASTKEFLGPLLQRGGSVVLLAMLDGGSLYLSTGLAARLLGRERLWEGLLVPLLPVAVTFLVLVMGSLHLYDRSLCRRSYLQVALGISSPWLGALLASHYYVNLVGVEWLLLVGWVLGLPLALLGRWVYDTYTYDYHRRQWTGAATLLVGDLQAETFLTQAFPELSAAWLWVGRVGSDAQALGPLEDLPRLVQQHRVRLLVLSASALTPQLSRLALYCSDTLGVKLLVIPPPLSIHKRLDPFSRTDGRGVGLLEVRESRSYRLQYLAKRTSDILGAGVGVVLLSPLLLGIALLIYLEDQGPMLFRQRRLGLGGEPFWVWKFRTMVPDAEARLKDLERFNESEGGVLFKMKADPRVTRVGSFLRRTSLDELPQLFNVLQGHLSLVGPRPLQLRDCALCAKQYPDSFSLRLSVLPGVTGLWQVSGRSDVGVEHMLKLDAAYVENWSLGLDLRILWQTITVVLANKGAY; this is encoded by the coding sequence ATGCATAACTCATCTTCCGGCTTTGAGCGCCCTTTCCTCGCTTCTTCCGCTTCAACCAAAGAATTTCTCGGACCCCTCCTACAGCGTGGGGGCTCGGTCGTCCTGCTGGCTATGCTGGATGGGGGCTCGCTCTATCTGTCCACTGGGCTCGCAGCCCGTCTACTCGGGCGCGAGCGGCTCTGGGAAGGGCTGCTGGTGCCTCTTCTGCCGGTCGCAGTCACCTTTTTAGTCCTGGTGATGGGTAGTCTGCATCTCTATGACCGTTCGTTATGCCGACGCAGCTACCTACAGGTGGCCTTGGGCATCAGCAGTCCCTGGTTAGGAGCGCTCCTGGCGAGTCACTACTACGTAAATCTGGTCGGGGTCGAATGGCTCTTGCTGGTGGGTTGGGTGCTCGGTCTGCCTTTGGCGCTGTTGGGACGCTGGGTCTATGACACGTACACCTATGATTACCATCGCCGCCAGTGGACTGGGGCGGCGACCCTCTTGGTCGGGGATCTCCAGGCTGAAACCTTTTTGACACAAGCCTTCCCGGAACTGAGCGCAGCATGGCTATGGGTCGGACGGGTCGGCTCAGACGCGCAGGCGCTCGGCCCTCTAGAGGACCTACCCCGCCTGGTCCAACAGCATCGCGTGCGGCTGTTGGTGCTCTCCGCCTCCGCCCTCACCCCCCAACTGAGCCGTCTGGCGCTTTACTGTAGCGATACCCTGGGTGTCAAGCTCCTGGTCATTCCCCCGCCCCTGTCCATCCACAAGCGCCTAGACCCTTTCAGCCGCACCGATGGTAGGGGCGTGGGGCTTCTGGAAGTCCGCGAATCCCGCAGCTACCGACTGCAATACCTTGCCAAGCGCACCTCCGACATCCTAGGGGCGGGTGTGGGCGTGGTACTGTTGAGCCCCTTGCTTCTGGGGATTGCCCTGTTGATTTATCTGGAGGACCAAGGACCAATGCTCTTCCGACAGCGGCGCTTGGGTTTGGGTGGGGAGCCTTTCTGGGTATGGAAATTTCGCACAATGGTCCCAGATGCGGAGGCGCGTCTAAAAGACCTGGAGCGCTTTAACGAATCTGAGGGCGGGGTGCTCTTCAAGATGAAAGCGGACCCTCGGGTGACACGGGTGGGGAGCTTTTTGCGACGGACCAGCCTGGACGAGTTGCCGCAACTCTTTAATGTGTTGCAGGGGCATTTGAGCCTAGTCGGACCCCGCCCCCTCCAGTTGCGCGACTGTGCCCTCTGTGCAAAGCAGTACCCCGATAGCTTTAGCCTGCGTCTGAGTGTCTTGCCTGGAGTGACGGGTCTGTGGCAGGTGAGCGGACGCTCGGATGTGGGGGTGGAGCATATGCTCAAACTAGATGCAGCTTATGTCGAGAACTGGTCTTTGGGCCTAGATCTGCGTATTCTCTGGCAGACGATCACGGTAGTTCTGGCAAACAAAGGCGCGTACTAA
- a CDS encoding DUF3110 domain-containing protein: protein MRLSVLLFNAGSDNEGIYTLAVEGQNTVVAFEDEDDATRYALLLEAQDFLSASVEVLDEKELQAFCESADLGLSIIEKGTLAVPPDKNLDQLDWSAEAEVPDAEEPDAPLSELDLLRQRLEKLL, encoded by the coding sequence ATGCGGCTATCGGTTTTACTGTTTAACGCAGGTTCTGACAACGAAGGCATCTACACGCTGGCCGTAGAAGGTCAGAACACGGTGGTGGCCTTTGAGGATGAGGACGACGCCACGCGCTATGCTCTGCTGCTCGAAGCCCAAGATTTTTTAAGCGCATCGGTCGAAGTACTTGATGAGAAAGAACTCCAGGCGTTTTGTGAAAGTGCGGACTTGGGCTTGAGTATCATCGAGAAGGGCACACTGGCCGTCCCGCCCGACAAAAATCTGGACCAATTGGACTGGTCGGCAGAAGCAGAAGTACCTGATGCAGAAGAGCCCGATGCTCCACTGTCGGAGCTGGACCTCTTGCGTCAACGGCTGGAGAAGTTGCTATAG
- a CDS encoding phycobiliprotein lyase, protein MLALTGFFEQCTGRWTIERTYYYLPEMRTERSHTNYYVQPLLPQGRAKVLTDNHQTDPGEAIGGGFHLAFDTTSETGEKVAMTLNILFLPTQGGDREGLYLRDRAYEEDRPIASQFRYDPERAEMLMTTPYTRVVSVDSITFLNPDLRLRRIINFRKPDHGPLTEPLLIGFGVEQRVGSLV, encoded by the coding sequence ATGCTGGCGTTGACAGGATTTTTTGAGCAGTGTACCGGGCGGTGGACGATTGAGCGGACCTATTACTATTTGCCGGAGATGCGGACGGAGCGCTCCCACACCAATTATTATGTGCAGCCGCTTTTACCGCAGGGGCGGGCCAAGGTCCTCACGGATAATCATCAGACTGACCCTGGAGAGGCCATAGGCGGGGGCTTTCACTTGGCCTTTGACACCACGTCCGAGACGGGCGAGAAAGTGGCGATGACGCTCAATATTTTGTTTCTGCCGACGCAGGGAGGAGACCGCGAAGGGCTCTATCTGCGCGACCGGGCTTATGAGGAGGACCGGCCCATCGCTTCACAGTTTCGCTATGACCCGGAGCGCGCTGAGATGCTGATGACCACGCCCTATACGCGGGTGGTCTCAGTGGACTCGATCACCTTCCTCAACCCGGACTTGCGGCTACGGCGCATCATCAATTTCCGCAAACCGGATCATGGACCGCTCACTGAGCCTTTGCTGATTGGGTTTGGGGTCGAACAGCGAGTCGGATCGTTGGTATAA
- a CDS encoding PLP-dependent cysteine synthase family protein — translation MVIAQRSSFIPAATDLTQLVGNTPLVRLNRVVAGLASGVEIYGKAEYFNPGGSVKDRPALHMILQGERSGELTPEKTLLDATSGNTGIAYAWIAAARGYQVKLALPLNASEERKRILKAYGVDLVLTDPAQGSDGAILKARELYAAEPERYFYPDQYSNPNNWRAHYLTTGIEIYEQTQGRVTHFVTGLGTSGTCMGVGRRLHEYNPAIQVLSMQPDSPFHGLEGLKHMETAIVPPIYDPSVADTQVEVSTEAAQKMVKRLAREEGLLVGISAGANVVAALRVAQNLTEGVVVTVLCDSADKYLSERFWDEP, via the coding sequence ATGGTAATCGCCCAGCGCTCCAGCTTTATCCCCGCTGCTACCGACCTGACCCAACTGGTTGGGAATACCCCCTTGGTCCGCCTCAATCGGGTGGTGGCAGGTTTAGCCTCCGGGGTCGAAATCTACGGTAAGGCTGAATATTTCAACCCCGGAGGCTCCGTCAAGGACCGCCCCGCCCTCCATATGATCCTGCAAGGGGAGCGCAGCGGCGAACTTACCCCTGAGAAGACCCTCCTTGATGCCACCTCAGGCAATACGGGCATCGCCTACGCCTGGATCGCAGCAGCGCGGGGCTATCAGGTAAAACTCGCCCTACCACTCAATGCCAGCGAAGAGCGCAAGCGTATCCTCAAAGCCTATGGCGTAGACTTGGTCCTGACCGACCCAGCGCAGGGATCGGACGGCGCAATCCTCAAAGCCCGCGAACTCTATGCCGCTGAGCCAGAGCGCTATTTTTACCCCGACCAGTACAGCAACCCCAACAACTGGCGGGCGCACTACCTGACCACCGGGATCGAGATCTATGAACAGACCCAGGGCCGGGTGACCCACTTCGTGACCGGCTTGGGCACTTCTGGCACCTGTATGGGCGTGGGCAGGCGACTGCACGAATATAACCCCGCTATCCAGGTCCTCTCGATGCAGCCGGACTCGCCTTTTCATGGCCTTGAGGGGCTCAAGCACATGGAGACTGCCATTGTCCCGCCCATCTACGATCCCAGCGTGGCTGACACCCAGGTCGAAGTCTCGACCGAGGCTGCGCAAAAAATGGTCAAACGTCTGGCCCGCGAGGAAGGACTCCTCGTCGGTATCTCCGCTGGAGCAAACGTCGTTGCCGCCCTGCGCGTGGCCCAAAACCTGACCGAGGGCGTAGTGGTGACGGTCCTGTGCGACAGCGCAGATAAATATCTTTCCGAACGTTTTTGGGACGAACCGTAG
- the thrB gene encoding homoserine kinase: MTRVEDKTRVIVRVPATSGNVGPGFDCLGVALGLYNSFCFQSAPEFRIRVTGAEAVGLELGPDNLAYRSFCYLFTRLGLEIPTVALEADLQVPLARGLGSSATAIVGGLVAANTWAGEPVSPQTLVDWATQLEGHPDNVAPALLGGCQLSLAKQGSVVCMSLPWLEQVVPVAVVPAFGLSTAKARAVLPTVVPREDALFNSAHLGLLVAALEQGRTDWLTLALEDRLHQPYRAPLVPGMDQIMAVARAQGAYGVVLSGAGPTLLALTAPTRQEQVAQAMVEAWANLGIQAKAHILRVDTQGTQIER, encoded by the coding sequence ATGACCAGAGTTGAGGATAAAACCCGTGTGATAGTGCGGGTTCCGGCTACATCGGGGAATGTGGGGCCGGGGTTTGATTGCCTGGGGGTTGCGCTGGGGCTATACAACTCGTTTTGTTTTCAGTCAGCTCCAGAATTTAGGATCAGGGTGACCGGTGCAGAGGCAGTCGGTCTGGAATTGGGTCCAGATAATCTGGCCTACCGCAGTTTTTGCTATCTATTCACCCGACTTGGTCTGGAGATCCCTACTGTGGCCCTGGAAGCAGACCTCCAGGTGCCCCTTGCCCGAGGGCTGGGCAGTTCGGCCACGGCGATTGTCGGGGGCCTTGTAGCCGCCAATACTTGGGCTGGGGAGCCTGTCAGCCCGCAGACGCTTGTGGATTGGGCCACGCAACTGGAGGGCCACCCGGACAATGTCGCTCCAGCCCTCCTGGGTGGCTGTCAATTGAGCCTCGCCAAACAGGGCAGCGTCGTCTGTATGTCCTTACCCTGGCTAGAGCAGGTGGTTCCGGTGGCTGTAGTCCCAGCATTTGGTCTCTCGACCGCCAAGGCGCGGGCGGTCCTGCCTACCGTCGTACCGCGTGAGGATGCCCTCTTCAACAGTGCCCATCTGGGGCTGTTGGTAGCCGCACTAGAGCAGGGGCGCACTGACTGGCTCACCCTGGCCCTTGAGGACCGCCTCCACCAGCCCTACCGCGCCCCACTCGTCCCCGGCATGGACCAGATCATGGCTGTCGCCCGTGCCCAAGGAGCCTACGGCGTGGTCCTGAGCGGTGCTGGGCCGACGCTCCTTGCGCTCACCGCCCCGACCCGCCAAGAGCAGGTGGCCCAGGCGATGGTCGAAGCTTGGGCCAATCTTGGCATTCAAGCTAAAGCACACATCCTTCGGGTGGACACGCAAGGCACGCAGATAGAAAGATAG
- a CDS encoding ABC transporter ATP-binding protein: MSALKDILYYFRPYFRITVLSIAIVSVLEVLELTIPYATGQIVNVLAGGSTDPFVGGLTTWVSALTGQPVGRNLMLMVLLGVVACTTVLVAPIQPWVGEWFSWDTAFRARRDHFEKAHRKILTLPLEYFDQNNSGRLAGRIARGIANHTWTFPDIAQNLLPKGFRILGVFVLMLWIDLGVALFFGLSFLLITTYNVFQLKGLIAVEERLDRYAENTESRTSELITNIKTVRAFVTEEEELARQCQRHEREFTILDYKVHQGYVRLTTVRRSFVQCCVFGILCYTLWQVVGERISIGHFITLLTITSIAYAEVTPIGIIAEVFARRLASMLRFHDFLGEPTHTDAQVLQSKPVPQYQFMGQVEVRGLSFGYSPERLVLKDLHLVIAPKQTVALVGRSGSGKSTLIKLLLRYFEPSGGQVLVDGQDIRTLDVRGLRRRLAIVHQDVDIFNDTLLANLTYGNPHVTLAQVERACRMARVDEFLNLFAEGYQTVVGERGVRLSGGQKQRLGIARALICDPDILIFDEATSSLDYESERAIQLAMQDILGTRTVIIIAHRLSTVRDADQIVVFDDGRIAETGNHAQLLQQNGIYAHLHRLQADDQYADTDVLFALSQETNTLL; this comes from the coding sequence ATGTCTGCACTGAAGGATATCCTCTATTACTTTAGGCCGTACTTTCGCATCACGGTCCTGAGTATCGCTATCGTAAGCGTCCTTGAGGTCCTGGAACTCACCATTCCCTACGCTACAGGGCAAATCGTCAACGTCCTGGCGGGGGGCTCCACCGACCCCTTCGTGGGAGGTCTAACCACCTGGGTAAGTGCTCTTACCGGTCAGCCCGTGGGCCGGAACCTGATGTTGATGGTGCTCTTGGGAGTGGTGGCCTGCACGACTGTCCTGGTTGCGCCCATCCAACCTTGGGTCGGGGAGTGGTTCAGTTGGGATACGGCTTTTCGTGCCCGCCGGGACCATTTCGAGAAAGCCCACCGTAAAATTTTGACCCTGCCGCTGGAATACTTCGATCAGAATAACTCAGGCCGTCTGGCGGGGCGGATTGCGCGGGGGATTGCCAACCATACCTGGACGTTCCCGGATATTGCTCAAAATTTGCTCCCCAAAGGTTTTCGCATCCTTGGGGTCTTCGTGCTGATGTTGTGGATCGATTTAGGGGTGGCGCTTTTCTTTGGGCTGTCTTTTCTGCTTATCACTACTTATAACGTTTTTCAGCTAAAGGGCTTGATTGCTGTTGAGGAGCGCCTTGACCGCTATGCGGAGAATACGGAGAGCCGCACTTCCGAACTCATCACCAACATCAAGACAGTCCGCGCTTTTGTCACCGAAGAAGAAGAGTTGGCCCGCCAATGCCAGCGCCACGAGCGGGAGTTTACGATCCTGGACTACAAAGTCCACCAAGGCTATGTACGCCTGACTACTGTGCGCCGCAGCTTTGTCCAGTGCTGCGTCTTCGGCATTCTCTGCTATACCCTCTGGCAGGTGGTAGGCGAGCGGATTTCCATTGGTCACTTCATCACGCTGCTTACGATCACGAGCATTGCCTACGCCGAGGTCACCCCCATTGGGATCATCGCCGAGGTCTTCGCCCGCCGACTCGCCTCCATGTTGCGCTTCCACGACTTTCTCGGAGAACCGACCCACACGGACGCCCAAGTACTCCAGTCCAAGCCTGTCCCCCAGTATCAATTTATGGGCCAAGTGGAGGTGCGCGGTCTCTCCTTTGGCTATAGTCCCGAGCGGTTAGTGCTCAAAGACCTCCATTTAGTCATCGCCCCCAAGCAGACCGTCGCGCTCGTTGGGCGTTCGGGCTCGGGGAAGTCCACGTTGATCAAGCTGCTGTTGCGCTACTTTGAGCCCTCCGGCGGTCAGGTCCTCGTGGATGGTCAAGACATCCGCACGCTGGATGTGCGTGGCTTGCGTAGGCGTCTGGCTATTGTCCATCAGGATGTGGATATCTTTAATGACACGCTCCTCGCCAATCTCACCTATGGAAATCCCCATGTGACGCTCGCACAGGTGGAACGAGCTTGTCGAATGGCGCGGGTGGATGAATTTTTGAACCTCTTCGCTGAAGGTTATCAAACGGTGGTCGGGGAACGGGGCGTCCGCCTCTCTGGGGGCCAAAAGCAACGGCTGGGCATCGCCCGTGCCCTCATCTGTGACCCGGATATCCTGATTTTTGATGAGGCGACTTCCAGTTTGGACTATGAGTCGGAGCGGGCGATCCAACTGGCGATGCAGGACATCCTCGGCACGCGCACGGTAATCATCATCGCCCACCGGCTGAGTACGGTCCGGGATGCCGACCAGATCGTGGTCTTCGACGATGGCAGGATTGCCGAGACGGGCAACCACGCCCAACTCCTCCAGCAAAACGGCATCTACGCCCACCTGCACCGCCTCCAAGCCGATGACCAGTATGCAGATACCGATGTCCTCTTTGCTCTGAGTCAGGAGACAAATACCCTACTCTGA